Proteins encoded in a region of the Bradyrhizobium sp. CB3481 genome:
- a CDS encoding CbtA family protein produces the protein MPVFRSIVFSAALAGLIVGVIISIAQFFGTVPLIQQSEVYERKAAATHSHASPANDQDKAHRQESEWEPEEGFQRNAFTVGANILTAIGFALLLTGIYAIRGRHVTWREGLLWGLAGFVVFTAAPGLGLPPELPGMPVADLTARQTWWIATAAATAGGLALLVLIPAAWSAVLGLALIALPHLIGAPVAPESHSAVPAALSHRFIVVVTLTSLLFWALLGVATSLAFERISRSRA, from the coding sequence ATGCCGGTTTTCAGGTCGATCGTATTTTCAGCCGCGCTGGCCGGCTTGATCGTCGGCGTGATTATTTCGATTGCGCAGTTCTTTGGCACCGTGCCGCTGATCCAGCAGAGTGAGGTCTACGAACGCAAGGCCGCCGCCACGCATAGCCACGCCTCGCCCGCCAACGATCAAGACAAGGCCCATCGTCAGGAGAGTGAGTGGGAACCTGAGGAAGGCTTTCAGCGCAACGCCTTCACAGTCGGCGCCAATATTCTGACCGCGATCGGTTTTGCGCTGCTGCTCACCGGCATCTATGCGATTCGGGGCCGACATGTGACGTGGCGGGAGGGCTTGTTGTGGGGCCTTGCGGGCTTTGTGGTTTTCACGGCCGCCCCCGGCCTCGGCTTGCCTCCCGAATTGCCGGGCATGCCTGTGGCCGATCTGACGGCGCGGCAGACCTGGTGGATCGCTACCGCCGCCGCCACGGCAGGCGGGCTTGCTCTGCTGGTTCTCATCCCGGCCGCCTGGTCGGCGGTCCTCGGTCTGGCACTGATCGCGCTGCCGCATCTGATCGGCGCGCCGGTGGCACCGGAATCTCACAGCGCGGTCCCTGCCGCGCTGTCCCATCGATTTATCGTCGTGGTGACCCTCACGAGCCTGTTGTTCTGGGCGCTGTTAGGCGTCGCGACCAGCCTGGCGTTCGAGCGCATCTCGCGTTCGCGCGCGTAG
- a CDS encoding GcrA family cell cycle regulator, with protein sequence MSWDANDVALLKQLWAEGHSAGQIASRLGHSRNAVSAKLKRLGHKRGHKPPTASPKIVSVPMRRPKLAAACDRPVDRVVSRPKASKSKTSRSRTSKSKTVAAPTREFTKRELFAMLADAVRNTG encoded by the coding sequence ATGAGTTGGGATGCGAACGACGTAGCACTGCTCAAACAGCTCTGGGCCGAAGGCCACAGCGCCGGTCAGATCGCAAGCAGGCTCGGTCACAGCCGTAACGCCGTCAGCGCCAAGCTGAAACGCTTGGGGCACAAGCGGGGTCACAAGCCGCCGACAGCCAGCCCGAAGATCGTTTCAGTGCCGATGCGAAGGCCAAAGCTGGCGGCAGCCTGCGACCGTCCTGTGGACAGGGTGGTGTCCAGGCCCAAGGCGTCGAAGTCCAAGACTTCCAGGTCCAGGACGTCTAAGTCCAAGACGGTCGCGGCGCCGACGCGGGAGTTCACCAAACGCGAACTCTTCGCCATGCTGGCTGATGCGGTCAGGAACACCGGCTGA
- a CDS encoding adenosylcobinamide-GDP ribazoletransferase: protein MNETERLFDAVRFLTILPTPPTKAAPQPDWLARSLKYFPLVGIGIGASSAVVLLLAGQIWGPLVAALLAIIAGAITTGALHEDGLADTVDAFGGGWTVERRLEIMKDSRIGTYGALALGFGVALRIAALTQLPLWAGAFALVASHAAARATPGFVINAMNYTGDTTAMKVNYSEVPVRAQEIQFALITVAIAVLPLAFMSASSVLAGALLGAALAAALAIWSRRLIGGYTGDVLGAIEQVFEIGFLLGVAAVIR, encoded by the coding sequence ATGAACGAGACCGAGCGCTTATTCGATGCCGTGCGGTTTCTCACCATCCTGCCCACGCCGCCGACAAAAGCCGCGCCACAGCCGGACTGGCTGGCCCGATCCCTAAAATATTTTCCGCTGGTGGGAATCGGCATCGGCGCCAGCTCGGCGGTCGTGCTGCTGCTTGCCGGACAAATCTGGGGGCCGCTTGTTGCGGCGCTGCTCGCGATCATCGCAGGCGCCATCACCACAGGTGCGCTGCACGAGGACGGCCTGGCCGACACCGTCGATGCCTTCGGCGGCGGCTGGACCGTCGAACGACGGCTGGAGATCATGAAGGACAGCCGAATCGGAACCTACGGCGCGCTGGCGCTGGGTTTCGGCGTCGCCTTGCGCATCGCGGCGCTGACGCAGCTGCCGCTATGGGCAGGCGCCTTCGCACTGGTCGCAAGCCACGCCGCAGCGCGCGCCACGCCGGGCTTTGTCATCAACGCCATGAACTACACGGGCGATACCACGGCAATGAAGGTCAATTATTCCGAGGTGCCCGTTCGCGCTCAGGAAATACAGTTTGCCCTGATCACCGTCGCCATTGCGGTGCTGCCGCTGGCGTTCATGTCCGCCTCTTCGGTGCTCGCAGGAGCGCTGCTCGGCGCCGCGCTGGCCGCAGCCCTCGCGATATGGTCGCGCCGGCTGATCGGCGGATATACCGGCGACGTGCTCGGCGCCATCGAGCAGGTGTTCGAGATCGGGTTCCTGCTCGGCGTCGCCGCCGTCATCCGATAG
- a CDS encoding HD domain-containing protein, which yields MALSRLYDEALVYASDLHRTQIRKGSGTPYIAHLLSVSSRVLSAGGTEVQAIAGLLHDAAEDQGGQATLDEVRKRFGADVAQIVADCTDSWIEPKPAWRPRKEAYLSLLPKKAPPSLLVSLADKVDNAEAILNDYRNIGDELWGRFTGGRDGTIWYYRQLSEIFNAVLPGALAQQLALTVSSLPAE from the coding sequence ATGGCACTTTCCAGATTATATGACGAAGCCCTTGTCTACGCCTCCGATCTTCACCGGACGCAGATCAGGAAAGGAAGCGGCACCCCGTATATCGCGCATCTGTTGAGCGTCTCCAGCCGGGTGCTGTCCGCCGGCGGGACCGAGGTGCAGGCCATCGCCGGGCTCCTCCACGACGCCGCCGAGGATCAGGGAGGCCAGGCGACCCTCGATGAGGTCAGGAAACGGTTCGGCGCCGATGTCGCGCAGATCGTGGCCGATTGCACCGATTCCTGGATCGAGCCTAAGCCGGCCTGGCGACCGCGGAAGGAAGCCTATCTCTCGCTGCTGCCGAAAAAGGCGCCCCCGTCGTTGCTCGTATCCCTTGCCGACAAGGTCGACAATGCCGAGGCGATCTTGAACGACTACCGCAATATCGGCGACGAGCTATGGGGCCGGTTCACAGGCGGACGCGACGGAACCATTTGGTACTACCGCCAGCTCAGTGAGATTTTCAACGCGGTGCTCCCTGGCGCTCTGGCGCAGCAGCTTGCGCTGACCGTCTCTTCCCTTCCTGCCGAATAG
- a CDS encoding protein tyrosine phosphatase, translated as MPCLYVCPLSGLSGVAAGLNRFDLLTLLSPDHKGEDHRALACERRAELSFHDITEARPGLVAPDRTAMQAILDFGREAHDRTMLIHCWAGISRSSAAAYVIACDRNPGFERDIAEELRRRAPSVTPNRLMVSLADDLLGRGGRMAEAIDRIGRGADAFEGEPYQLPLSWPIG; from the coding sequence ATGCCATGTCTTTACGTCTGCCCGCTCAGCGGATTGTCCGGTGTTGCGGCCGGGCTCAACCGGTTCGACCTGTTGACTCTGTTGTCGCCGGATCACAAGGGCGAGGACCATCGCGCGCTTGCCTGCGAGCGGCGTGCGGAATTGTCGTTTCACGACATTACGGAGGCGAGGCCGGGTCTTGTTGCGCCCGACCGTACAGCGATGCAGGCGATCCTCGATTTCGGGCGCGAGGCGCATGACCGCACCATGCTGATCCATTGTTGGGCCGGCATCAGTCGCTCGAGCGCTGCGGCCTATGTGATCGCCTGCGACCGCAATCCCGGCTTCGAGCGCGATATCGCCGAGGAATTGCGCCGCCGTGCGCCATCGGTGACGCCGAATCGGCTGATGGTGTCGCTGGCCGATGATTTGCTCGGACGTGGGGGCCGGATGGCGGAGGCGATCGATCGGATCGGCCGCGGTGCCGACGCATTCGAAGGCGAACCTTATCAGCTGCCGTTGTCGTGGCCTATCGGATGA
- a CDS encoding peptidase M15, translated as MDPWRLATKAQRRINALAGTALASCVLAWLAGLGSAPIQQVSASVERTGAVPAVERSAPAVVVNVAPADPPQIDTPQKIVLASADTAEIIVPAAPESVMKKVAETAAQLATYEPISLFEISPIDSAQVLPPEPPSTELAMITPADAVADNPQPGVPILEINEECLVAEICIDRYLWTLYERAPKIDAIAVHERRKVTIKRKGKMRTVTRTFTKRVDQDFTWKDPKAAERAGMTMMDYVIGGMDRTFKLKLFHTLHAAEQAGLHPGITSAFRDDYRQSIASGLKAASDRSYHGGSTRGGYGHGLAADIVSVKGATRAQRWVSTEKLWKWIDANGKDFGIGRPYLDRDPPHVAPMDGREYVSRRGGAKTEVAEAKGKKTEVAETKAKDRKKHVAETKAKKNSRQAARDDRSKAKHGKTAKIAKGAKTAKLARARTM; from the coding sequence ATGGACCCTTGGCGATTGGCGACGAAGGCGCAACGCCGAATCAATGCTCTCGCGGGCACGGCTCTTGCGAGTTGTGTTCTCGCCTGGCTCGCCGGCCTCGGCTCAGCTCCGATCCAGCAGGTCAGCGCGTCGGTCGAGAGGACCGGCGCGGTGCCGGCCGTGGAACGCAGCGCGCCAGCTGTCGTCGTAAACGTTGCACCGGCGGACCCGCCGCAGATCGACACACCCCAAAAGATCGTTCTGGCCAGTGCCGACACCGCTGAAATCATTGTGCCGGCGGCGCCTGAGTCCGTAATGAAGAAGGTCGCCGAAACGGCGGCGCAGCTTGCCACTTATGAGCCGATATCGCTTTTCGAGATCTCGCCGATCGATTCTGCGCAGGTGCTGCCGCCCGAGCCACCGTCCACCGAATTGGCAATGATAACCCCGGCTGATGCGGTGGCCGACAATCCCCAGCCAGGGGTGCCCATCCTCGAAATCAACGAGGAGTGCCTGGTCGCGGAGATCTGCATCGACCGCTATCTCTGGACGCTCTACGAACGGGCACCCAAGATCGACGCCATCGCGGTGCATGAACGGCGCAAGGTGACGATCAAGCGCAAGGGCAAGATGAGAACGGTCACCAGAACCTTCACCAAGCGTGTCGACCAGGACTTTACCTGGAAGGATCCGAAGGCCGCCGAACGAGCCGGCATGACGATGATGGATTATGTGATCGGCGGCATGGACCGAACCTTCAAGCTGAAGCTCTTTCATACGCTTCATGCCGCGGAACAGGCCGGGCTGCACCCCGGCATCACCAGTGCGTTCCGCGATGACTACCGTCAGTCGATCGCGAGCGGTTTGAAGGCGGCCAGCGACCGATCCTACCATGGCGGCAGCACGCGCGGCGGCTATGGCCACGGGCTTGCGGCCGACATCGTGAGCGTCAAGGGCGCGACCCGGGCGCAGCGATGGGTCTCCACCGAGAAGCTCTGGAAGTGGATCGACGCGAACGGCAAGGATTTTGGGATCGGACGGCCCTATCTCGACCGAGACCCGCCCCACGTCGCGCCGATGGACGGTCGGGAATATGTCTCCCGCCGCGGCGGCGCGAAGACGGAGGTCGCGGAGGCCAAGGGCAAGAAGACCGAGGTCGCGGAGACGAAGGCCAAGGATAGGAAGAAGCACGTCGCGGAGACGAAGGCCAAGAAGAACAGCCGGCAGGCGGCGCGGGACGATCGCAGCAAGGCGAAGCACGGCAAGACCGCTAAAATCGCCAAGGGGGCCAAGACCGCGAAGCTCGCGCGAGCGAGGACCATGTAA
- a CDS encoding CbtB domain-containing protein: MAMQQSQTVNAPASSVDSNTIAQAVLAMALGLFIVGVVGFSHISAVHNAAHDVRHANAFPCH; this comes from the coding sequence ATAGCCATGCAACAATCCCAAACCGTCAACGCCCCCGCCAGCTCAGTCGATTCGAACACCATTGCGCAAGCTGTGCTGGCGATGGCCTTGGGGCTATTCATCGTCGGCGTGGTCGGCTTCTCGCATATCAGTGCGGTTCACAATGCCGCGCACGATGTCCGCCACGCCAATGCGTTTCCCTGTCACTGA
- a CDS encoding amidohydrolase family protein encodes MIIDAWGQHPTLRHSQDPIFASLRRWTKRTAPTEAPPVSVTLAAMDKGGVDRMLISAWVAPRNVMISNDEVASFVAESNGRLVGVGSVDISRPMEAIREVRRCVRELGFKAIRVLPWLWEVPPSDRRFYPVYVACVEEGVPFCTQIGHTGPLMPSEVGRPIYLDRVALDFPELVIVGGHIGYPWTDEAVAIATKHENVYIDTSAYTVRRYPPALFEYLRSHGAAKVLFGTNYPMIVPDKALEGLDALGLTEEIKAAFLGGNAARVFRL; translated from the coding sequence ATGATTATCGATGCCTGGGGACAGCATCCCACATTGCGCCATAGCCAGGATCCGATCTTTGCTTCGCTGCGACGCTGGACCAAGCGCACCGCGCCGACCGAGGCGCCGCCGGTATCGGTGACGTTGGCCGCGATGGACAAGGGAGGCGTCGATCGCATGCTGATCAGCGCCTGGGTCGCGCCGCGCAATGTCATGATATCCAATGACGAGGTCGCTTCCTTCGTTGCCGAGTCCAACGGACGACTGGTCGGCGTCGGCTCGGTGGATATTTCCAGGCCGATGGAAGCAATTCGCGAAGTCAGGCGCTGTGTGCGCGAACTCGGCTTCAAGGCGATCCGGGTGCTGCCCTGGCTATGGGAGGTCCCGCCGAGCGATCGGCGATTCTATCCGGTCTATGTCGCCTGCGTCGAGGAGGGCGTGCCGTTCTGCACGCAGATCGGACACACCGGCCCCCTGATGCCCTCCGAGGTCGGGCGACCGATCTACCTCGATCGTGTCGCCCTCGATTTTCCAGAACTGGTCATCGTCGGTGGCCATATCGGTTATCCCTGGACCGATGAAGCAGTCGCCATCGCGACCAAGCACGAGAACGTCTATATCGACACCTCGGCATATACGGTGCGGCGCTATCCGCCGGCGCTCTTCGAATATCTCCGCAGTCACGGCGCCGCGAAGGTGCTGTTTGGCACCAACTATCCGATGATCGTACCCGACAAAGCGCTCGAAGGGCTCGATGCGCTCGGCCTCACCGAAGAGATCAAGGCAGCATTTCTCGGCGGCAACGCCGCGCGCGTCTTCCGCCTTTAG
- a CDS encoding crotonase/enoyl-CoA hydratase family protein, translated as MTGHLIVSDEDATRVIKLRRPEKKNAFTQDMYRGMSDAIDTAQNNPDIRCIIVTGGSGVFTAGNDLEDFLKESTSDADTPRGASNAVKLLYSLAHNVKPIIAAVDGVAIGIGTTMLFHCDYVLASTTATFSTPFINLGLVPEGASSLLMPRTMGHQRAFAMLVMGRKFSADEAREAGFVNVVVAPGHTEAEARKVAREICHLPAEAVAITRKLLRLPPEDMTRRIDQEGHLFGERLRSKEAVTAFKAFFERKKG; from the coding sequence ATGACCGGGCACCTCATTGTTTCAGACGAAGACGCGACGCGCGTGATCAAGCTGCGGCGGCCCGAGAAGAAGAATGCATTCACCCAGGACATGTATCGCGGAATGAGCGATGCGATCGACACGGCGCAGAACAATCCCGATATCCGCTGCATCATCGTAACAGGCGGCTCCGGCGTGTTCACTGCCGGCAACGATCTGGAGGATTTTCTCAAGGAGAGCACTTCGGATGCCGACACGCCACGCGGCGCCTCCAACGCGGTGAAGCTCCTTTATTCGCTGGCGCACAACGTCAAGCCGATCATCGCCGCCGTCGACGGTGTCGCGATCGGCATCGGCACCACCATGCTGTTTCATTGCGACTATGTGCTGGCCAGCACGACGGCGACGTTTTCCACGCCGTTCATCAATCTCGGGCTGGTGCCGGAAGGCGCCTCCAGCCTGCTGATGCCGCGCACCATGGGTCACCAGCGCGCTTTCGCCATGCTGGTGATGGGCCGCAAATTTTCCGCCGACGAGGCGCGCGAGGCCGGCTTCGTCAACGTCGTGGTCGCCCCCGGCCATACCGAGGCCGAGGCGCGCAAGGTCGCGCGCGAAATCTGCCACCTGCCCGCGGAAGCTGTCGCGATCACGCGCAAGCTGCTAAGGCTGCCGCCGGAGGACATGACCCGCCGGATCGACCAGGAAGGCCATCTGTTCGGCGAACGGTTGCGCTCCAAGGAAGCGGTGACGGCGTTCAAGGCATTCTTCGAGCGGAAGAAGGGGTAG
- a CDS encoding acyl-CoA dehydrogenase, translated as MTYRAPISDILLALNHGAGLQAAVKAGHYGDFDGDIAAVVLEEAGKFAGDVLAPLNRVGDEHGIKLEDNKVTTAPGWPDAYQRWAAAGWNAVSGPEAFGGQGLPLAINAACTEIWSASNIAFGLCPLLTLSAIEALDAHGSEELKKIYLAKLVSGEWTGTMQLTEPQAGSDVGALRTRAERAADGTYRIKGSKIFITYGDHDMTDNIVHFVLARLPDAPAGTKGISLFLIPKFLVNADGSLGARNDIYPSGVEHKLGMHASPTCTMTMGDQGGAIGYLIGEENKGMQCMFTMMNQARLGVGLEGVGIADRAYQQALAYAQERRQGRAVGKKGDGLDPIIVHPDVKRMLLQMRSMTAAARSICYATAVALDVAARATDPKVRADAAARGALLTPIAKAFSTDIGNEVAYLGVQIHGGMGFIEETGAAQHYRDARITSIYEGTNGIQSIDLVTRKLAVNGGASVWALLAELSGIVKQVETSNDPAFGTTGAKLRDALGSLERASKWLLERVGSAPNDALAGATPYLRLFGATLGGCMLAGEALAAKSHGEAGDPQRYVTVARFFAENITVQSASLEKTVTESADAVNGADAVLLG; from the coding sequence ATGACTTACCGCGCGCCGATCTCCGATATCCTGCTCGCGCTGAACCACGGCGCAGGGCTGCAGGCGGCCGTCAAGGCCGGCCACTACGGCGATTTCGACGGTGACATTGCCGCCGTCGTGTTGGAGGAAGCCGGCAAATTCGCCGGCGACGTGCTGGCGCCGCTGAATCGGGTGGGCGACGAACACGGCATCAAGCTCGAAGACAACAAGGTGACGACCGCGCCAGGCTGGCCGGACGCCTATCAGCGCTGGGCCGCCGCCGGCTGGAATGCGGTATCGGGCCCGGAAGCCTTCGGCGGCCAGGGACTGCCGCTGGCGATCAACGCCGCCTGCACCGAAATCTGGAGCGCGTCCAACATCGCGTTCGGCCTTTGCCCGCTGCTGACGCTGTCCGCGATCGAGGCGCTCGACGCCCACGGCAGCGAGGAGCTGAAGAAGATCTATCTGGCCAAGCTGGTCTCCGGCGAGTGGACCGGCACCATGCAGCTCACGGAGCCGCAGGCCGGCTCCGATGTCGGCGCGCTGCGCACCCGCGCCGAGCGCGCCGCTGACGGCACCTACCGCATCAAGGGCTCCAAGATCTTCATCACCTATGGCGACCACGACATGACCGACAACATCGTGCATTTCGTGCTGGCGCGCCTGCCTGATGCGCCCGCGGGCACCAAGGGGATTTCGCTGTTCCTGATTCCGAAATTCCTCGTCAATGCCGACGGCTCGCTCGGCGCACGTAATGACATCTATCCGTCGGGCGTCGAACACAAGCTCGGCATGCACGCCTCCCCCACCTGCACCATGACGATGGGCGATCAGGGCGGCGCGATTGGTTACCTGATCGGCGAGGAAAACAAGGGCATGCAGTGCATGTTCACGATGATGAACCAGGCCCGCCTTGGCGTCGGGCTCGAAGGCGTCGGCATCGCCGATCGCGCCTACCAGCAGGCGCTGGCCTATGCGCAGGAACGCCGCCAGGGCCGCGCCGTCGGCAAGAAGGGCGACGGGCTCGATCCGATCATCGTCCATCCCGACGTCAAGCGCATGCTGCTGCAGATGCGCAGCATGACGGCGGCGGCGCGCTCGATCTGCTACGCCACCGCCGTTGCGCTCGACGTCGCCGCGCGCGCCACTGACCCGAAGGTGCGGGCCGATGCCGCCGCGCGCGGCGCGCTGCTGACGCCGATCGCCAAGGCGTTCTCCACCGACATCGGCAACGAGGTGGCCTATCTCGGCGTGCAGATTCACGGCGGCATGGGCTTCATCGAGGAAACCGGCGCCGCGCAGCATTATCGCGACGCCCGCATCACCTCGATCTATGAGGGCACCAACGGCATCCAGTCGATCGACCTCGTGACGCGCAAGCTCGCCGTGAATGGCGGCGCATCGGTCTGGGCGTTGCTTGCTGAGCTCAGCGGCATCGTCAAGCAGGTCGAAACCTCGAACGATCCCGCTTTCGGCACCACGGGCGCAAAGCTGCGCGACGCGCTTGGCTCGCTGGAGCGCGCCAGCAAATGGCTGCTGGAGCGCGTCGGCTCGGCGCCGAACGACGCGCTCGCCGGCGCGACGCCTTACCTGCGCCTGTTCGGCGCGACGCTCGGCGGCTGCATGCTGGCCGGCGAAGCGCTCGCCGCCAAAAGCCATGGCGAGGCCGGCGATCCCCAGCGCTATGTGACGGTGGCACGGTTCTTTGCCGAGAACATCACCGTGCAATCCGCCTCGCTGGAGAAGACCGTGACGGAGTCGGCGGACGCCGTGAACGGAGCGGATGCGGTGTTGCTGGGATGA
- a CDS encoding ring-cleaving dioxygenase — translation MQLGGIHHLTAISAKPRENLAFYAGLLGMRLVKKTVNQDDVSAYHLFYADGKASPGTDLTFFDFPIPPERRGTNSISRTGLRVAGEESLGWWRDRLKKAGVAARDVVEVDGRLTLPFEDGEGQRLVLIDDGGRGSASPWERSPVPLEHQIRGLGPIVLTVHELSRTAFVLTEVMNMRRVREYAAHGAEIHVFEMGEARGESSLAAELHVLEDKAAPVARQGAGGVHHVAFRTPDEAQYHAWTQRLNELRVPNSGEIDRFYFRSLYFREPNGILFEIATDGPGFATDEPMESLGERLALPPFLEPRRAAIEAGLKPIE, via the coding sequence ATGCAGCTAGGCGGAATTCATCATCTGACCGCGATCTCCGCGAAGCCGCGGGAGAATCTGGCTTTTTACGCCGGCCTGCTCGGCATGCGGCTGGTCAAGAAGACCGTGAACCAGGACGACGTCAGCGCCTATCACCTGTTCTATGCGGACGGCAAAGCCAGTCCTGGCACGGATCTCACTTTCTTCGATTTTCCCATCCCGCCCGAGCGTCGTGGAACCAATTCGATCTCGCGCACAGGCCTGCGCGTCGCCGGCGAGGAGAGCCTCGGTTGGTGGCGGGATCGCCTCAAGAAGGCCGGGGTGGCGGCCCGCGATGTCGTCGAAGTCGACGGGCGGCTGACGCTACCGTTTGAGGACGGCGAGGGGCAACGTCTGGTGCTGATCGACGACGGCGGTCGCGGCTCGGCTTCGCCCTGGGAGCGAAGTCCGGTGCCCTTGGAGCACCAGATCCGCGGGCTCGGCCCGATCGTGCTGACCGTGCATGAGCTGTCGCGCACCGCCTTTGTGCTGACCGAGGTGATGAACATGCGCCGCGTGCGCGAGTATGCGGCGCATGGCGCGGAGATCCATGTCTTCGAGATGGGTGAGGCAAGGGGAGAGAGTAGCCTTGCCGCCGAACTGCATGTGCTCGAGGACAAGGCTGCTCCGGTGGCACGGCAGGGTGCCGGCGGTGTGCATCATGTCGCCTTCCGCACGCCTGACGAGGCGCAGTATCACGCCTGGACACAGCGCCTGAACGAGCTGCGCGTGCCCAACAGCGGCGAGATCGACCGCTTCTATTTCCGCAGCCTGTATTTCCGCGAGCCCAACGGCATCCTGTTCGAGATCGCCACCGACGGCCCAGGCTTTGCGACGGATGAGCCGATGGAAAGTCTCGGCGAGCGATTGGCGCTGCCGCCCTTCCTCGAACCGCGCCGCGCGGCGATCGAGGCCGGGCTGAAGCCGATCGAATGA